A window of the Labrus mixtus chromosome 8, fLabMix1.1, whole genome shotgun sequence genome harbors these coding sequences:
- the LOC132978721 gene encoding nucleolar protein 9 codes for MLAKPEERKPQKRRHPGEDGEGGQRKRREGGEGDKGQGDGGRKRLDAMSVGYFRRVGERLSEGFEDHEERDIFVENVLTEVKGKAALVAKDQTGSITLQRLLPLSSPDQVGELLVELGGESGSEFKEVSCDKCGGHVVESAVRQMSRWTESSKKEPSATTEEEEEEEGSAVLEAQVLSVSQVVRENCPEFIKHVHGSHVVRTLLHVLAGCLGPPRSESRPGAKERNVAPQLTDFEIPTSFWYELKNLTETLMENVNLSVTDAAASAVFQTMLTVCHRKRPKLCKQLLKRITEYLTSRSAAPGVSPLLVFLKDQASSRLIETIIQLSHKSLLRDLYKNHLQGHLVDLALHPIANFPVQRLTTASAKYQLFLKLFDELIQGVEAILASGHMGVIVQLAQSCAESEEKQEDMMQSLLRAFHCAEPGSRHVSCLPLFMSLLTYDVYYHSETAEGGTQTEVPLSSICYHGSLLVQALARFKERSLLLSSLRTLTPADLLTMASHPSGSHVLQALITTSSDKGRGKILKRLEGQYVQMACSRLGSRVLEAIWNGASVSHRHNIAQELVSSESQLRSDQFARHVWAKFALSHFIHRRAHWQEIQTGESKKRKLFSDILE; via the exons ATGCTGGCTAAACCAGAGGAGAGAAAGCCGCAGAAGAGGAGACATCCCGGTGAAGATGGAGaaggaggacagaggaagaggcGGGAAGGTGGCGAAGGAGATAAGGGTCAGGGAGACGGTGGCAGGAAGCGCCTGGACGCCATGAGTGTGGGATATTTCCGCCGAGTCGGGGAGAGACTCAGTGAAGGCTTTGAGGATCACGAGGAGAGAG ATATTTTTGTGGAGAATGTCCTCACTGAAGTTAAAGGTAAAGCGGCCTTGGTGGCTAAGGACCAGACAGGAAGCATCACACTGCAGCGGCTGCTCCCGCTCTCCAGTCCCGACCAGGTGGGGGAGCTGCTGGTTGAACTGGGTGGTGAATCAGGGTCTGAGTTCAAAGAGGTGTCTTGCGACAAGTGTGGCGGCCACGTGGTGGAGAGTGCAGTCAGACAGATGTCCAGGTGGACGG aGTCGTCAAAGAAGGAGCCATCTgccaccacagaagaagaagaagaggaggagggttcTGCTGTGTTAGAGGCCCAGGTGTTGTCTGTGAGCCAGGTGGTGAGGGAAAACTGCCCAGAGTTCATCAAACACGTTCACGGCTCACACGTCGTCCGCACACTTTTACACGTGCTGGCCGGCTGCCTTGGACCACCACGGAGCGAGTCTCGTCCTG GTGCAAAAGAACGAAACGTCGCTCCTCAGCTCACAGACTTTGAGATCCCCACGTCTTTTTGGTACGAGCTGAAGAACCTCACCGAGACCCTGATGGAAAATGTCAACC TAAGTGTGACAGATGCTGCTGCCAGTGCCGTGTTCCAGACCATGTTGACTGTTTGTCACAGAAAACGACCCAAACTCTGCAAACAGCTCCTCAAACGCATCACAGAGTACCTGACGAGTCGCAGTGCCGCCCCGGGAGTCAG tcCGCTCCTGGTCTTTCTTAAGGACCAGGCCTCCAGTCGTCTCATTGAAACCATCATACAGCTGTCCCACAAGTCCCTTCTCCGAGATCTATACAAGAACCACCTGCAGGGTCACCTGGTAGACTTGGCCCTCCATCCCATCGCCAACTTCCCCGTACAGAGGCTGACTACGGCCTCGGCCAAATACCAACTG TTCCTGAAGTTGTTTGATGAGCTGATCCAAGGCGTGGAGGCCATCTTGGCTTCAGGTCACATGGGTGTGATCGTGCAGCTGGCGCAGAGCTGCgcagagagtgaagagaaacaggaggacATGATGCAGAGCCTCCTCCGT GCGTTTCACTGTGCCGAGCCGGGCTCTCGACACGTCAGctgcctccctctcttcatGTCCCTGCTCACCTATGACGTGTACTACCACTCTGAGACAGCAGAGGGCGGCACACAGACAGAG GTCCCGCTGTCCTCCATCTGTTACCACGGCTCCCTCCTCGTCCAGGCCCTCGCCAGGTTCAAAGAGCGATCGCTCCTCCTCAGCAGCCTGCGCACCCTGACCCCCGCTGACCTCCTGACCATGGCCTCTCACCCGTCAGGCAGCCACGTGCTGCAGGCGCTCATCACCACATCGAGCGACAAGGGAAGAGGGAAGATCCTCAAGAGACTGGAG GGTCAGTACGTTCAGATGGCGTGCTCCAGGTTGGGCAGTCGGGTGCTGGAGGCCATATGGAACGGCGCCTCGGTCAGTCACAGGCACAACATCGCACAGGAACTAG TGTCGAGTGAAAGCCAGCTGAGGTCAGACCAGTTCGCCCGGCATGTGTGGGCCAAATTTGCCCTCTCCCACTTCATCCACAGGAGAGCTCACTGGCAGGAAATCCAGACCGGCGAGTCCAAGAAGAGGAAGCTGTTCAGTGACattcttgaataa